In Holophagales bacterium, one DNA window encodes the following:
- a CDS encoding valine--tRNA ligase yields MDKRFEPASYEARWQRFWSERGYFKCEAPSAAASYCIMIPPPNVTGKLHMGHALQSTLQDLLTRWKRMQGFNALWLPGTDHAGIATQLMVERSLAAEGVSRQALGRELFLERMWEWKKNYHGNIRRQLDSLGASCDWSRERFTLDEGLSKAVREAFVRLHREGLITRGEYIVNWSPALDTAISDLEVEMKSVKDKIWQVAYPVEGSDERIVVATTRPETMLGDTAVAYHPEDERYRHLAGRHAILPLVGRRIPFVADPAIEREFGTGLVKVTPFHDPADFELGRRHGLPGIQVIDRRGRMTDAAGADLVGLTAEEAREKVLARLREEGLLLREEDFVHNVGHCQRSGVRIQPLVSTQWFCDVSGMAEKALGAVRDGRLALVPSSWEKTWEHWLSNIRPWCISRQLWWGHQIPAWYDDSGRCFVAHSIEEAVELAGTDRLRQDEDVLDTWFSSALWPFSTLGWPDETADLRTFYPTDVLVTGFDILFFWVARMAMTALHFTGEVPFRAVHLTGLVRDAEGVKMSKTKGNVLDPEDLIGEYGADAVRFTLALLDAPGRDIPLDPERMAGYRAFGNKIWNATRFVLGKAGDARVSDDFDPAQLAFPERWILSRLAATAEEVDQKLTAFRFDEACNALYHFFWGDLCDWSIELAKPALAGEAPRPRAGDVLVSVLEQALRLLHPVMPFLTEELWQRLPGREQVHPETICLAPYPKANAAWRDLVVEEQMQLLVDLVTRIRALRLELGLAPRDAARLHLESEDAASVAFLEEQAPLLAALCRLELCGRGAAPEGALRDRIGGVAFALSAERPAPSASESQRLAQELEKVEAELGRALARLADPGFVGKAPAQVVEGSRRRVVELEERRDRLRAAVDGR; encoded by the coding sequence ATGGACAAACGATTCGAACCGGCGAGCTACGAGGCGCGTTGGCAGCGCTTCTGGAGCGAACGCGGCTACTTCAAGTGCGAAGCGCCCTCGGCGGCGGCTTCGTACTGCATCATGATCCCGCCGCCGAACGTGACCGGCAAGCTCCACATGGGGCACGCCCTGCAGTCGACGCTGCAGGACCTGCTCACGCGCTGGAAGCGCATGCAGGGCTTCAATGCGCTCTGGCTCCCGGGCACCGACCACGCCGGCATCGCCACCCAGCTCATGGTCGAGCGTTCGCTCGCTGCCGAAGGAGTGAGTCGCCAGGCCCTCGGACGTGAGCTCTTCCTCGAGCGGATGTGGGAGTGGAAGAAGAACTACCACGGCAACATCCGCCGCCAGCTGGACTCTCTCGGCGCCTCCTGCGACTGGAGCCGCGAGCGATTCACCCTCGACGAGGGACTCTCCAAGGCGGTCCGCGAGGCCTTCGTGCGCCTGCACCGCGAAGGGCTGATCACCCGCGGCGAGTACATCGTCAACTGGTCTCCGGCGCTCGACACCGCGATCTCCGACCTCGAGGTCGAGATGAAGTCGGTGAAGGACAAGATCTGGCAGGTGGCGTATCCCGTCGAAGGCAGCGACGAGCGGATCGTGGTCGCGACGACGCGCCCGGAGACGATGCTCGGCGACACGGCGGTCGCCTACCACCCGGAGGACGAGCGGTACCGCCACCTGGCGGGCAGGCACGCGATTCTGCCGTTGGTCGGTCGCCGGATTCCGTTCGTCGCCGATCCGGCGATCGAACGCGAGTTCGGGACGGGCCTGGTCAAGGTCACACCGTTCCACGATCCGGCCGACTTCGAGCTCGGGAGGCGCCACGGCCTTCCCGGTATCCAAGTGATCGACCGACGCGGGCGGATGACCGACGCGGCCGGCGCCGATCTCGTCGGCCTGACGGCCGAGGAGGCGCGCGAGAAGGTCCTGGCTCGCCTGCGGGAGGAAGGACTGCTCCTGCGCGAAGAGGACTTCGTGCATAACGTCGGGCACTGCCAGCGCAGCGGAGTGCGCATCCAGCCGCTCGTCTCGACGCAGTGGTTCTGCGACGTCTCCGGCATGGCGGAGAAGGCGCTCGGAGCGGTGCGCGACGGTCGACTCGCGCTCGTTCCGTCGAGCTGGGAGAAGACCTGGGAGCACTGGCTGTCGAACATCCGGCCCTGGTGCATCTCTCGCCAGCTCTGGTGGGGGCACCAGATCCCGGCCTGGTACGACGACTCGGGGCGCTGTTTCGTCGCGCATTCGATCGAAGAGGCCGTCGAGCTCGCCGGCACGGATCGGCTGCGCCAGGACGAGGACGTTCTCGACACCTGGTTCTCCTCGGCCCTCTGGCCGTTCTCGACCCTCGGCTGGCCCGACGAGACGGCCGACCTCCGGACCTTCTATCCGACCGACGTGCTGGTGACCGGATTCGACATCCTGTTCTTCTGGGTCGCGCGCATGGCGATGACCGCGTTGCACTTCACCGGCGAGGTTCCGTTCCGGGCGGTGCATCTGACCGGTCTCGTGCGCGACGCCGAAGGCGTCAAGATGTCGAAGACCAAAGGCAATGTCCTCGATCCCGAGGACCTGATCGGCGAGTACGGGGCCGACGCCGTGCGCTTCACGCTGGCGTTGCTCGACGCGCCGGGGCGCGACATCCCGCTCGATCCGGAACGGATGGCGGGCTATCGGGCCTTCGGCAACAAGATCTGGAATGCCACTCGCTTCGTGCTCGGCAAGGCGGGCGACGCCCGGGTGTCCGACGACTTCGACCCGGCGCAGCTCGCGTTCCCGGAGCGCTGGATCCTCTCGCGCCTGGCCGCCACCGCCGAGGAGGTCGACCAGAAGCTCACCGCTTTCCGCTTCGACGAGGCCTGCAACGCGCTCTACCACTTCTTCTGGGGCGACCTCTGTGATTGGTCGATCGAACTGGCCAAGCCGGCGCTTGCCGGCGAAGCGCCGCGGCCCCGCGCCGGCGACGTTCTGGTGAGCGTGCTCGAACAGGCGCTGCGGCTGCTCCATCCGGTGATGCCGTTCCTCACCGAGGAGCTCTGGCAACGCCTGCCGGGTCGCGAGCAGGTCCATCCGGAGACGATCTGTCTCGCACCCTACCCGAAGGCGAACGCCGCGTGGCGGGACCTTGTCGTCGAAGAGCAGATGCAGCTTCTCGTCGACCTGGTGACCAGGATCCGTGCGCTCCGTCTCGAGCTCGGGCTGGCACCTCGCGACGCCGCGCGCCTGCACCTCGAGTCGGAGGACGCGGCAAGCGTCGCCTTCCTGGAAGAGCAGGCGCCCCTCCTCGCCGCTCTCTGTCGGCTCGAGCTCTGCGGTCGCGGTGCGGCGCCCGAGGGAGCTCTCCGCGACCGCATCGGCGGGGTGGCCTTCGCGCTGAGCGCGGAGCGGCCGGCGCCGAGCGCCTCGGAGAGCCAGCGGCTCGCCCAGGAGCTGGAGAAGGTCGAAGCCGAGCTCGGCCGGGCGCTGGCACGGCTCGCCGACCCCGGCTTCGTCGGCAAGGCGCCGGCGCAGGTGGTCGAAGGGAGCCGGCGACGCGTCGTCGAGCTCGAGGAGCGGCGCGACCGCCTGCGTGCCGCGGTGGACGGGCGCTGA
- a CDS encoding response regulator, with protein MRKTILLADDSVTIQKVVELTFLDEDFEVVAVSNGTQALARLEEMTPDLVIADVHMPGASGLEVCRQSKRQRPRIPVLLLVGTFEPFDAAEATAAGSDDYLKKPFDSQELLRRAKDLIARGGAGATPSVAPAVAAQPAAPLLSAEPESVLTSWDDSPFALEGDGSTRFEPPAELDLASEFVLEPEVPEPAPLEPSLVLPASAPMALPVEAPVVEALPAPVFAAPPAEIPAVAPVREVLAPAGELRLADSDIERIARRVVELLGPQVLRDVAWEVVPDLAEVAIRARIRELEAELE; from the coding sequence ATGCGCAAGACAATTCTGCTCGCGGACGACAGCGTCACGATCCAGAAGGTCGTGGAGCTCACCTTCCTCGACGAGGATTTCGAGGTCGTCGCGGTGAGCAACGGCACTCAGGCTCTGGCACGTCTCGAGGAGATGACGCCGGACCTGGTGATCGCCGACGTTCACATGCCGGGAGCGAGCGGTCTCGAGGTCTGTCGGCAGTCCAAGCGGCAGCGGCCGCGGATTCCGGTCCTCCTGCTCGTCGGCACGTTCGAGCCGTTCGACGCCGCCGAGGCGACCGCCGCCGGGTCGGACGACTACCTGAAGAAGCCCTTCGACTCGCAGGAGCTCCTGCGTCGAGCCAAGGACCTCATCGCGCGCGGTGGAGCCGGAGCGACGCCGTCGGTGGCGCCAGCGGTCGCAGCGCAACCGGCTGCGCCGTTGCTCTCGGCGGAGCCGGAGTCCGTGCTGACCTCCTGGGACGACAGTCCGTTCGCCCTCGAAGGGGACGGATCGACCCGGTTCGAGCCCCCCGCGGAGCTCGATCTGGCGTCCGAATTCGTCCTCGAGCCCGAGGTGCCCGAGCCGGCCCCCTTGGAGCCTTCGCTGGTACTGCCGGCCAGCGCTCCGATGGCTTTGCCCGTCGAGGCTCCGGTCGTCGAGGCTCTTCCGGCACCCGTCTTTGCCGCGCCGCCGGCCGAGATCCCGGCGGTGGCTCCGGTGCGGGAGGTGCTCGCCCCGGCAGGCGAGCTCCGTCTGGCCGACAGCGACATCGAGCGAATCGCCCGCCGCGTCGTCGAGCTCCTCGGCCCGCAGGTCCTGCGCGACGTCGCCTGGGAGGTCGTCCCCGACCTCGCCGAAGTGGCGATCCGTGCCCGGATCCGCGAGCTCGAAGCCGAGCTCGAGTAG
- a CDS encoding cobalamin B12-binding domain-containing protein — translation MSDKHLRILIAKPGLDGHDRGAKVVARALRDAGFEVIYTGLRQTPEQIAAAAVQEDVDAVGLSILSGAHNRLLPEVTRLLRAQGAMDLLVFAGGIIPERDIPGLKEAGIDEIFLPGASTEAIVGYLRRRLVAA, via the coding sequence ATGAGCGACAAGCACTTGAGGATTCTGATCGCCAAGCCGGGCCTCGACGGACACGATCGGGGCGCCAAGGTCGTGGCGCGTGCCTTGCGGGACGCCGGATTCGAGGTCATCTACACCGGATTGCGCCAGACACCCGAGCAGATCGCTGCCGCGGCGGTGCAAGAGGACGTCGATGCCGTCGGGCTTTCCATCCTTTCGGGTGCGCACAACCGGTTGCTGCCGGAGGTGACGCGGCTGCTGCGAGCCCAGGGAGCGATGGATCTCCTGGTTTTTGCCGGTGGCATCATCCCGGAACGCGACATCCCCGGCCTGAAGGAGGCCGGGATCGACGAGATCTTCCTCCCCGGCGCTTCGACCGAGGCCATCGTCGGCTATCTGCGCCGACGGCTGGTCGCGGCCTGA
- a CDS encoding DinB family protein produces MSDLLRSVRELLAYTIWADRTLLEALRGVSVEDLTRESGTSFGSLAGTMAHILAAEQRWLARFLGGPEPETLPAEAFADRLQLALAFEEIWSQLEFFIASLTAEQLAAELTWTDSAGRSQTRTLRKAVFHLVNHSTYHRGQAVSLLRQLGYVPPATDLIHFTSAG; encoded by the coding sequence ATGAGCGACCTCCTGCGCAGCGTTCGCGAGCTCCTGGCCTACACGATCTGGGCCGATCGAACCCTCCTCGAAGCGTTGCGTGGGGTCTCCGTCGAGGACCTGACGCGCGAATCGGGAACCAGCTTCGGGTCGCTGGCCGGCACGATGGCCCACATCCTCGCCGCCGAGCAGCGTTGGCTGGCCCGGTTCCTCGGCGGGCCGGAGCCGGAGACGCTGCCCGCCGAGGCCTTCGCCGATCGCCTCCAGCTGGCCCTGGCCTTCGAGGAGATCTGGTCGCAGCTCGAGTTTTTCATCGCCTCGCTCACGGCCGAACAGCTGGCCGCCGAACTGACCTGGACGGACAGCGCCGGCCGGTCGCAGACGCGGACACTGCGCAAGGCGGTCTTCCATCTGGTCAATCACTCGACCTACCATCGGGGGCAGGCGGTCTCGCTGCTGCGGCAGCTCGGCTACGTTCCGCCGGCGACCGATCTCATCCACTTCACGTCGGCGGGTTGA
- a CDS encoding methylmalonyl-CoA mutase family protein — protein sequence MAISEKPAVPAPPLGQAPGSALVPDEARQQLTVARQRWEAAKAAAEAGRDPWKSDFTTVSGMEVPHLVTPEQVADIDPLRDVGLPGEFPYTRGIHPTGYRGRLWTMRQFAGFGSAADTNRRFKYLLANGQTGLSVAFHLPTLYGYDSDHHMALGEVGKCGVAIDTLADMEALFDGIPLGEVSTSMTINSTAPILLAMYLAVAEKQGVDIARQVSGTLQNDILKEYIAQKEYIFPPRPSMRLITDQFAFAAAQVPRWNTISISGYHIREAGSTALQELAFTLRDGVEYVEYGVRAGLAVDDFAPRLSFFFNSHNDFFEEIAKFRAARLLWATLMRDRFGATNPRSWMLRFHTQTAGCSLTAQQPINNVVRTTLQALAAVLGGTQSLHTNALDETLALPTEENARTALRTQQIIAHESGVINAVDPLGGSYFVEEMTRRMVDGARDYFRRIDELGGMVEAIEAGFPQREIVEAAYAYQRSIEKAEKLVVGVNAFQVADEVPMETLYIGDEVADQQIALLHAVRDRRDAGSVSRTLDALKRGAAGNDNTMPLILDCVRAYCSVGEISDALRDVFGTYEEPAVF from the coding sequence ATGGCGATCTCCGAGAAGCCTGCGGTGCCGGCCCCACCCCTCGGGCAGGCGCCCGGCTCGGCTCTCGTTCCCGACGAGGCGCGGCAGCAGCTCACCGTCGCCCGGCAACGCTGGGAAGCGGCCAAGGCGGCCGCGGAGGCTGGGCGAGATCCGTGGAAGAGCGACTTCACCACGGTCTCGGGGATGGAGGTCCCGCACCTGGTCACCCCCGAGCAGGTTGCGGACATCGATCCGCTTCGAGACGTCGGCCTGCCCGGCGAGTTCCCCTACACCCGCGGGATCCATCCCACCGGCTATCGCGGCCGGCTCTGGACGATGCGGCAGTTCGCCGGCTTCGGCAGCGCGGCGGACACCAACCGGCGCTTCAAGTACCTGCTGGCGAACGGGCAAACCGGGCTGTCGGTGGCGTTCCATCTTCCCACCCTCTACGGCTACGACTCCGACCACCACATGGCCCTCGGCGAAGTGGGCAAGTGCGGTGTCGCCATCGACACGCTGGCCGACATGGAGGCCCTCTTCGACGGCATCCCGCTCGGCGAGGTCTCGACCTCGATGACGATCAACTCCACCGCGCCGATCTTGCTCGCCATGTATCTCGCGGTGGCGGAGAAGCAGGGCGTGGACATCGCTCGTCAGGTGTCGGGGACGCTGCAGAACGACATCCTCAAGGAATACATCGCGCAGAAGGAGTACATCTTCCCGCCGCGGCCGTCGATGCGGCTGATCACCGATCAGTTCGCCTTCGCTGCGGCGCAGGTGCCGCGGTGGAACACCATCTCGATCTCCGGCTACCACATTCGCGAAGCCGGCTCGACCGCCCTTCAGGAGCTGGCCTTCACCCTGCGTGACGGCGTCGAGTACGTCGAATACGGTGTGCGGGCCGGGCTCGCCGTCGACGACTTCGCGCCCCGGCTGTCGTTCTTCTTCAACAGCCACAACGACTTTTTCGAAGAGATCGCCAAGTTCCGTGCGGCGCGTCTGCTCTGGGCGACGCTCATGCGGGACCGTTTCGGGGCGACCAACCCCCGCTCCTGGATGCTGCGTTTCCACACCCAGACGGCGGGCTGTTCGCTCACGGCGCAGCAGCCGATCAACAACGTGGTGCGCACGACGTTGCAGGCGCTCGCCGCCGTTCTCGGCGGAACCCAGTCGCTGCACACGAACGCGCTCGACGAGACGCTCGCCCTGCCGACGGAAGAAAACGCCCGGACCGCCTTGCGAACGCAGCAGATCATCGCCCACGAATCCGGCGTGATCAACGCGGTCGACCCGCTCGGCGGCTCGTATTTCGTCGAGGAGATGACCCGCCGGATGGTCGACGGGGCGCGTGACTACTTCCGCCGGATCGACGAGCTGGGCGGAATGGTGGAGGCGATCGAAGCCGGGTTCCCGCAACGGGAGATCGTCGAGGCGGCGTACGCCTATCAGCGCTCGATCGAGAAGGCGGAGAAGCTGGTCGTCGGGGTCAACGCCTTCCAGGTCGCCGACGAGGTGCCGATGGAGACGCTCTACATCGGCGACGAAGTGGCCGACCAGCAGATCGCCCTGCTGCATGCGGTCCGCGACCGGCGCGACGCCGGGTCGGTATCGCGCACGCTCGACGCGCTCAAGCGTGGAGCAGCAGGGAACGACAACACGATGCCGCTGATCCTCGACTGCGTGCGCGCCTACTGCTCCGTGGGCGAGATCAGCGACGCCCTGCGGGACGTATTCGGGACCTACGAGGAACCGGCGGTATTCTGA
- the purE gene encoding 5-(carboxyamino)imidazole ribonucleotide mutase encodes MCQVPEPLVGLVMGSQSDWDTMRHAAEMLERFGVAHECRVVSAHRTPAWLSEYGASAEGRGLEVVIAGAGGAAHLPGMLAAQTVVPVLGVPVQGAALNGMDSLLSIVQMPAGIPVGTLAIGRAGAINAALLAVAILASHRPELRERLHAFRRQQTADVLAVTLPPPAAT; translated from the coding sequence ATGTGCCAAGTGCCCGAGCCTCTGGTGGGCCTGGTGATGGGAAGCCAGTCCGACTGGGACACGATGCGCCATGCCGCCGAGATGCTCGAGCGCTTCGGCGTGGCCCACGAATGCCGCGTCGTCAGCGCCCATCGCACCCCGGCCTGGCTCAGCGAATACGGCGCCTCCGCCGAAGGGCGCGGGCTGGAAGTGGTCATCGCCGGAGCAGGCGGAGCTGCCCACCTCCCGGGCATGCTGGCGGCACAGACGGTCGTCCCGGTCCTCGGCGTGCCGGTGCAGGGCGCCGCGCTCAACGGGATGGACAGCCTGCTCTCGATCGTCCAGATGCCGGCGGGAATTCCGGTGGGGACCTTGGCGATCGGACGCGCGGGCGCCATCAACGCCGCGCTGCTCGCCGTCGCCATCCTCGCCAGCCATCGCCCCGAGTTGCGTGAGCGCCTCCATGCCTTCAGGCGGCAACAGACCGCCGACGTCCTGGCAGTGACCCTGCCGCCGCCGGCAGCGACGTGA
- a CDS encoding 5-(carboxyamino)imidazole ribonucleotide synthase, producing the protein MTRPILPGSSIGILGGGQLGRMLALAARTMGYSPHVLCPEGRSPAGQVADREVVAAYDDLDAVRRFAADVAAVTFEFENVPAAAALAAAACCPVHPSAEVLEVCQHRLREKRWLAARGLPTADFRSVRTPEELRAAIDAVGLPAVLKTSGFGYDGKGQRRVTTRGEAKAALADLGGELIFERFVDFTAELSVVAARSTAGDLVTYGPVENRHQHHILDLTLAPAGLPPSLSARAQELARAVLEALDVVGVLCVELFLTRQGDLLVNELAPRPHNSGHYTIEACEASQFEQQLRAVCGLPLGDATQRAPAAMANLLGDLWWPDPALTTPREPRWPRLLGRPGVHLHLYGKRDPRPGRKMGHLTVLAADAETAGLAAVAARTALLEG; encoded by the coding sequence GTGACACGGCCGATCCTTCCCGGGAGCTCGATCGGCATCCTCGGCGGAGGCCAGCTCGGGAGGATGCTCGCTCTGGCAGCCCGAACGATGGGCTACTCGCCTCACGTGCTCTGCCCCGAAGGTCGGTCTCCCGCGGGACAGGTCGCCGACCGCGAGGTGGTCGCCGCCTACGACGACCTCGACGCGGTGCGGCGCTTCGCCGCTGACGTCGCCGCCGTCACCTTCGAGTTCGAGAACGTCCCGGCGGCAGCGGCGCTCGCCGCCGCGGCCTGCTGCCCGGTTCACCCTTCCGCCGAGGTCCTGGAGGTCTGCCAGCATCGCCTGCGCGAGAAGCGCTGGCTCGCCGCACGAGGGCTGCCGACGGCCGACTTCCGCAGCGTACGCACCCCCGAGGAGCTTCGTGCGGCGATCGACGCCGTGGGCCTTCCCGCGGTGCTCAAGACGAGCGGCTTCGGCTACGACGGGAAGGGGCAACGGCGTGTCACGACGCGGGGTGAGGCGAAGGCCGCACTCGCCGACCTCGGCGGCGAGCTGATCTTCGAGCGCTTCGTCGACTTCACCGCCGAGCTCTCGGTCGTCGCCGCCCGTTCGACCGCGGGAGATCTCGTCACCTACGGCCCGGTGGAGAATCGGCACCAGCACCACATCCTCGACCTGACGCTCGCGCCAGCCGGGCTCCCTCCGTCGCTTTCGGCTCGGGCCCAGGAGCTGGCTCGAGCCGTCCTCGAGGCCTTGGACGTCGTCGGCGTCCTCTGCGTCGAGCTCTTTCTCACACGGCAAGGCGATCTGCTCGTCAACGAGCTCGCGCCGCGACCGCACAACTCCGGGCACTACACGATCGAGGCCTGCGAAGCGAGCCAGTTCGAGCAGCAGCTCCGCGCCGTGTGCGGGCTGCCCCTCGGCGATGCGACGCAGCGCGCACCGGCAGCGATGGCGAATCTCCTCGGCGATCTCTGGTGGCCCGACCCGGCTCTCACCACGCCACGCGAACCTCGGTGGCCTCGCCTGCTCGGTCGGCCCGGGGTGCACCTCCATCTCTACGGCAAGAGGGATCCTCGCCCGGGGAGGAAGATGGGGCACCTCACGGTCCTCGCCGCGGACGCGGAGACCGCCGGACTCGCGGCCGTCGCCGCGCGGACGGCATTGCTCGAAGGGTGA